The sequence AGACGTCAAGGCGGCCATTCGTCCCGACACGATCCTGGTTTCCATCATGGCGGTCAACAACGAGATTGGGACCATCCAGCCGATCAAAGAGGTTGGCGAAATCTTGAAGGACTACCCGAACATTCACTACATGGTCGACGCCGTTCAGGCCATTGGCAAGGGGATCGACGACCTGGTCTTCTCCGACCGGGTCGACTTTGCCACCTTCTCCGGCCACAAGTTCCACGCACCACGCGGGACCGGTTTCGTCTACGTCAAGAGCGGTCGCAAGCTTGCCCCGCTGATTGCCGGTGGTGGCCAGGAACGGACACTGCGCTCCGGGACTGAAAACACCCCGGGTGATGTCGCCATGGCCCGGGCCATCCGCCTGGTCAAGGAAAACGAGGACGAGACGGTCAAGCGCGAGCAGGCGATCAAGGAACGAATCTACGACCACCTGAAGCAGTTCGACCACGTCAAAATCATTTCCGGCCGGGACGAAGGTTTTGCGCCCCACATCCTCTGCTTTGCCATCGTTGGCGTCCGGGGCGAGACGATCGTGCACGCCTTTGAGGACCAGGGAATCTACATTTCGACCACCAGTGCCTGCTCGTCGAAGAAGCGTTCCGAGGCTGGGACCCTGGCGGCAATGAAGGTGCCGGAAGAGATCGCCACCAGTGCGGTCCGGATCAGCCTGGGGGACCAAAACACCCTGGAAGAGGCCGACCAGTTCAACAAGACCTTCGACCAGCTCTACGCCGGTTTCAAGAAGATTATCGACTAAGATTAAAATTTAACTTGAAAGGAGGAATTGCGCGTGCAATATACCGAAATTATGGTCCGCTATGGTGAATTGTCCACCAAGGGCCACAACAAGAAGTCCTTCATTGACCGGCTCGGCGATAACGTCCGCCACGCCCTGCACAGCTTTGGTTCTGTCAAGGTTCATGCCCAGCGGGATCGGCTTCACGTTCAGCTCAACGGGGCCGACTACGACCAGGTTATGGATCGCTTGAAGCTGGTCTTTGGGATTCAGAACTTTTCGCCGTCGATTCGGGTCGAGAAGTCCTTTGAGGCCACCAAGCAGGCGGCTGCCCAGATGGTCGAAGAACAAGTTGATCACCCGATGACCTTTAAGATCGAGACGCGGCGGGCCGATCACCACTTCGAAATGGACACCTTTGAGATGAACAACCAATTAGGGGGCTACCTCTTGAACAAGTTCCCCGACAAGCTCAAGGTGGACGTCCACCATCCCGACCTGACCATCCGGGTGGAGATCCGGCTCAACGGGATCTTCCTCTCCAGTGAAACCATCAAGGGTGCCGGTGGCCTGCCCGTCGGCACTGCCGGCAAGGGCAT comes from Limosilactobacillus sp. and encodes:
- a CDS encoding cysteine desulfurase family protein encodes the protein MIYFDNSATTKVAPEVLQTYDTVSQKIWGNPSSLHNFGENAWNLLEQARQQIAKLLGVKPSEIIFTSGGSEGDNWVIKGTAMAKHRFGKHIITTSVEHAAVHNPLEQLKDLGFDITYLPVDDQGRINPADVKAAIRPDTILVSIMAVNNEIGTIQPIKEVGEILKDYPNIHYMVDAVQAIGKGIDDLVFSDRVDFATFSGHKFHAPRGTGFVYVKSGRKLAPLIAGGGQERTLRSGTENTPGDVAMARAIRLVKENEDETVKREQAIKERIYDHLKQFDHVKIISGRDEGFAPHILCFAIVGVRGETIVHAFEDQGIYISTTSACSSKKRSEAGTLAAMKVPEEIATSAVRISLGDQNTLEEADQFNKTFDQLYAGFKKIID